The proteins below are encoded in one region of Methanoculleus thermophilus:
- a CDS encoding chymotrypsin family serine protease, which yields MERKQQFLSAFVILMLTVSVCLGFASANPVADECSMTVERAELTSDEYTAAVEYLKSKESVIDIRGTLPEFKDTQHRRTWYNFLDNLTSDMFDSVKPYLYPDGPIIGFGYDIEGYVGIGVVEGYSEDKTDIAVNEIYTMLSEEAKKSGVGDIPIKVRSVDPDSLVLHSASDRFRPVIGGVQMQAVLGSSTGTATIGWAARNAAGTLGYVIAGHCSDGVGETIYQPSVSASNAVGTVAADTHWPSQSSYADAAWVPYSNVAAKIYGSGGVQQTVKGYYTDCGIGLPVYKSGITTGTTSGATIRKDIVFNGDTKKYLYDQYFVSYSAANGDSGAPVYHVEPDHDRIVVGIHSGNFNGEEYFSPVSGVQAALGVLPLTG from the coding sequence ATGGAGAGAAAACAGCAATTTCTGTCAGCGTTTGTTATACTCATGCTGACGGTATCGGTTTGTCTGGGATTTGCTTCTGCGAACCCAGTTGCGGATGAGTGTAGCATGACTGTTGAACGTGCAGAACTTACAAGTGACGAGTACACCGCAGCCGTTGAGTACCTCAAATCAAAAGAAAGCGTCATTGATATACGCGGCACTCTACCGGAATTCAAAGATACACAGCATCGACGTACATGGTATAATTTCCTAGATAACCTCACAAGCGACATGTTCGACTCCGTAAAACCCTACCTTTACCCGGATGGTCCCATCATCGGTTTTGGGTATGACATTGAGGGGTATGTCGGAATCGGTGTTGTGGAGGGATATTCTGAGGATAAAACTGATATTGCAGTGAACGAGATATACACAATGCTGAGTGAAGAAGCAAAAAAATCGGGAGTCGGAGATATTCCCATCAAGGTTAGATCTGTCGATCCTGACAGTCTAGTACTTCACAGCGCAAGTGACAGGTTCCGTCCCGTGATTGGGGGGGTGCAGATGCAGGCAGTCTTAGGCAGTTCAACAGGAACCGCAACAATTGGTTGGGCTGCGCGAAACGCTGCTGGAACCCTTGGCTATGTCATTGCTGGACACTGTTCTGACGGTGTCGGGGAAACAATATACCAGCCAAGTGTAAGTGCGTCAAATGCCGTTGGTACAGTGGCTGCTGATACCCATTGGCCAAGTCAGAGTTCATATGCAGATGCAGCTTGGGTTCCCTACAGTAATGTTGCGGCAAAAATCTATGGTAGTGGAGGGGTACAACAAACCGTGAAAGGTTACTATACTGACTGTGGAATAGGGTTGCCCGTTTACAAATCAGGAATTACTACGGGCACAACATCAGGAGCAACCATAAGGAAGGATATTGTATTTAACGGCGATACAAAGAAATATTTATACGATCAGTACTTTGTTTCTTATAGTGCCGCAAACGGGGATAGTGGAGCACCAGTTTACCATGTTGAACCTGATCATGACAGAATTGTTGTAGGGATACACTCTGGAAATTTCAACGGTGAAGAGTACTTTTCACCGGTATCAGGTGTGCAGGCAGCACTAGGCGTTCTTCCGCTAACAGGTTGA
- a CDS encoding winged helix-turn-helix transcriptional regulator translates to MPNRPVLARLALLLIVLMLLFTPGSAAGTGPSEREFPEMIPDDPIPEYIWNIPLKLVLLDFVFMNAPLLLLPVQFLISVFAWLCLGHRRISRKNALEHDTRRAAYLCIRENPGINHASLSHRLGINIGTLRYHLATLCETGQIVTERDHGQLRYHANGRAAREGEGYPINGTRREILDLITQNPGIARKDVASALGISGASVAWHTGLLIRDGAVWSERDGRMVRYFLRRDVQSRQNRGADATG, encoded by the coding sequence ATGCCGAATCGACCCGTCCTCGCGAGGCTCGCGCTGCTCCTCATCGTGCTCATGTTACTATTTACCCCGGGGAGCGCTGCTGGCACTGGACCGAGCGAACGGGAGTTTCCGGAGATGATACCAGACGATCCGATCCCTGAGTACATCTGGAACATACCGCTGAAGTTAGTCCTGCTCGACTTCGTCTTCATGAACGCCCCCTTGCTCCTCCTCCCGGTGCAGTTCCTCATATCGGTGTTCGCATGGCTCTGCCTCGGCCACAGGAGGATCTCCCGGAAGAACGCTCTCGAACACGACACCCGTCGTGCGGCGTACCTCTGCATCCGGGAGAACCCCGGGATCAACCACGCTTCCCTCTCACACAGGCTTGGGATTAACATTGGAACGCTCCGGTACCACCTTGCAACCCTCTGCGAGACCGGACAGATAGTAACTGAGCGCGATCACGGGCAGTTGCGGTACCATGCGAACGGCAGGGCGGCCCGTGAAGGAGAGGGCTATCCCATCAACGGGACACGGAGAGAGATCCTCGATCTCATCACGCAGAATCCAGGGATAGCGCGAAAAGATGTCGCATCCGCGCTCGGGATCTCCGGTGCATCGGTGGCCTGGCATACGGGGCTGCTCATCCGGGACGGTGCTGTATGGAGCGAGAGAGACGGAAGGATGGTGCGGTATTTCCTCCGCCGGGATGTTCAATCCCGGCAAAACAGAGGCGCAGACGCAACCGGTTAG
- a CDS encoding ABC transporter permease, with translation MTAERVFTVAQKEFTDQITGWRFLVILALFLAIALVGTYSGVVSYERELDRYSEQLAAMDNQNDGPAGMMPAKPPVEGVYSSMFLTLISYGGLLAIAVGSGLVSGEKESRSLKSLLSHPVYRDEVINGKALGGVALLALVVGSVLAISTALLLVFSIVPAAGDLWMILTYAGVILLFLVTFFSIALALSTLCRESGSALLLSVVVFILLVFLFPYATTHIGMALMMEEPDPTAYGGDISSEEFQAAFTAYYGQFDLIQSIGNLASPQMATNALIQGIANAPTSGATLEDTLGEIWSSVVALILYPTVFFAVAYTRFMRMDIR, from the coding sequence ATGACGGCGGAACGGGTCTTCACCGTGGCCCAAAAAGAGTTCACTGACCAGATAACGGGCTGGCGGTTTCTGGTGATCCTCGCCCTCTTCCTCGCCATCGCCCTGGTGGGGACGTACAGCGGGGTCGTGAGCTACGAGAGAGAACTGGATAGATACTCGGAGCAATTGGCCGCGATGGATAACCAGAATGACGGACCGGCCGGGATGATGCCCGCAAAACCGCCAGTTGAGGGCGTTTACTCCTCAATGTTCCTCACGCTGATCTCCTACGGGGGGCTCCTTGCCATCGCCGTCGGGTCCGGCCTGGTCTCCGGGGAGAAGGAGTCCCGGTCGCTCAAAAGCCTGCTCTCCCACCCGGTCTACCGCGACGAGGTCATCAACGGCAAGGCGCTCGGGGGCGTCGCGCTGCTCGCCCTCGTCGTCGGGAGCGTGCTCGCTATCTCCACCGCGCTCCTCCTTGTCTTCTCGATCGTGCCCGCCGCCGGCGATCTCTGGATGATCCTGACCTATGCGGGCGTCATCCTCCTCTTCCTCGTCACGTTCTTCTCCATCGCGCTCGCCCTCTCCACCCTCTGCCGGGAGAGCGGCAGCGCCCTGCTCCTCTCGGTGGTCGTCTTCATCCTCCTCGTCTTCCTGTTCCCCTACGCCACCACGCATATCGGCATGGCGCTCATGATGGAGGAGCCCGACCCGACGGCATACGGCGGGGACATCTCGTCGGAAGAATTCCAGGCAGCGTTCACGGCATATTACGGGCAATTCGACCTGATCCAGAGCATCGGAAACCTCGCATCACCGCAGATGGCGACCAACGCCCTCATCCAGGGGATCGCCAACGCCCCGACATCGGGGGCGACCCTTGAGGATACGCTCGGCGAGATATGGTCGAGCGTGGTGGCGCTGATCCTCTACCCCACCGTCTTCTTCGCCGTCGCGTACACGCGGTTCATGCGGATGGACATCCGGTGA
- a CDS encoding Yip1 family protein, with protein MSTETPSETTFTGPRRVFQRLNEKSLRDDLVFYFAIVAVASVLFMALPLLTGKEPEIDGLHRLWFIAAGTLITFVQGLIAGAVTLLAVSLVEHFFLLFVDVHREFEQTMKSAVYALAPLILFSWAVLLQVPFAGLLLLAWFCLSTYFGVWIFHEKSKDRAVFVALATSLVLAYYLHRAVGI; from the coding sequence ATGTCGACAGAGACGCCCTCAGAAACCACCTTCACCGGCCCCCGCCGGGTCTTTCAGCGCCTCAATGAAAAGTCGTTACGCGACGATCTCGTATTCTATTTCGCGATCGTCGCAGTCGCATCGGTTCTCTTCATGGCGTTACCCCTCCTTACGGGAAAGGAGCCGGAGATTGACGGGTTGCACCGGCTCTGGTTCATCGCGGCAGGCACCCTTATCACCTTCGTGCAGGGCCTGATAGCCGGGGCCGTCACCCTCCTCGCCGTCAGCCTCGTCGAGCACTTCTTCCTGCTCTTCGTCGACGTCCACCGCGAGTTCGAGCAGACGATGAAGTCGGCGGTCTACGCTCTCGCGCCGCTCATCCTCTTCTCCTGGGCGGTCCTCCTGCAAGTCCCCTTCGCCGGCCTGCTCCTCCTCGCCTGGTTCTGCCTCTCGACCTACTTCGGCGTATGGATATTCCACGAGAAGTCGAAGGACCGGGCCGTCTTCGTCGCTCTTGCAACCAGTTTGGTCCTCGCGTACTATCTCCATCGCGCGGTGGGAATCTGA
- a CDS encoding cytochrome c biogenesis CcdA family protein: MASFDPSVLGIFLFGLVAGICPCNSVLCLGLIGYLTSQKTDLSLAGILRLTVAFSLGTVLVLLPLGAAAGLVGDYLLFLNETVAWGIGGVLMILMGLQLLHVYKPPIRSIFNRFRAPPSYTVYGAFVLGLSFGAITVGRGAPMLLVVLTYIALYQTALEGLFTVFVYGVGLAIPLIVISSVGGAAGKKVREKARMSGEVFDRIVGVAIVLIGVYFLYLAFF, translated from the coding sequence GTGGCCTCATTCGACCCCTCGGTCCTCGGGATCTTTCTCTTCGGCCTCGTCGCCGGGATATGCCCCTGCAACAGCGTCCTCTGCCTGGGCCTGATCGGGTACCTGACGAGCCAAAAGACGGATCTCTCCCTTGCCGGGATCCTTCGGCTGACGGTTGCGTTCTCGCTTGGGACCGTCCTCGTCCTCCTTCCTCTCGGAGCAGCCGCGGGCCTGGTCGGCGACTACCTCCTCTTCTTAAACGAGACGGTGGCATGGGGGATCGGCGGGGTTTTGATGATCCTGATGGGGCTGCAACTCCTCCACGTCTACAAACCCCCGATCCGGAGCATCTTCAACCGCTTCCGGGCGCCTCCCTCCTACACGGTCTACGGCGCGTTCGTCCTCGGGCTCTCGTTTGGGGCGATCACGGTGGGGCGCGGGGCGCCGATGCTCCTCGTCGTCCTGACCTACATCGCGCTCTACCAGACCGCTCTCGAAGGTCTCTTTACGGTCTTCGTCTACGGCGTGGGGCTTGCGATCCCCCTCATCGTGATCAGTTCGGTCGGGGGCGCGGCCGGAAAGAAGGTCCGGGAGAAGGCGAGGATGAGCGGGGAGGTCTTCGACCGGATCGTCGGCGTCGCGATCGTCCTGATCGGGGTCTACTTCCTGTACCTGGCGTTCTTCTGA
- a CDS encoding ATP-NAD kinase family protein, with product MRKAIGLLVNPIAGMGGAVGLSGTDGKLEEALRRGAVPRAAARAVEALSRLGGEEIHWYTAAAPMGEDVLAAAGIDRFTVLYRPASPTTAADTKAACRAFLDAGVDLILFCGGDGTARDVFDAVGRSVPILGIPAGVKMYSAVFAVNPAAAAELLRLAGEIPCRDSEVMDVDEEAYRSGRLAARLYGYACVPYIPERTQGGKQVFEEQDEERAKDAIAAFIAEIMLPDTLYIIGAGSTTARIMERLGLTPTLLGVDVVRNGEVLARNADEWTLFALLERYPRAKIIVSPIGAQGFVLGRGNQQISPAVLRRAGLSNLIVVATPGKLQATPVLYVDTGDPALDREVGETLLVVSGYRLGQRKRVVHAD from the coding sequence ATGAGAAAGGCGATCGGTCTCCTGGTCAACCCCATTGCCGGGATGGGCGGCGCCGTGGGGCTTTCCGGGACGGACGGGAAACTTGAAGAGGCCCTCCGCCGCGGGGCCGTCCCCCGCGCTGCCGCCCGGGCCGTCGAGGCCCTCTCCCGTCTTGGGGGCGAGGAGATCCACTGGTATACGGCCGCAGCCCCGATGGGCGAGGACGTCCTCGCCGCGGCCGGGATCGACCGGTTCACCGTCCTCTACCGCCCTGCATCCCCGACCACCGCTGCCGATACCAAAGCTGCGTGCCGGGCGTTCCTCGATGCCGGGGTCGACCTCATCCTCTTCTGCGGCGGGGACGGGACGGCCCGGGACGTCTTCGACGCCGTGGGCCGCTCGGTCCCGATCCTCGGCATCCCCGCCGGGGTGAAGATGTACTCGGCGGTCTTTGCGGTCAACCCGGCGGCCGCGGCCGAGCTTCTCCGCCTGGCGGGCGAGATCCCCTGCCGCGACTCCGAGGTGATGGACGTCGACGAGGAGGCCTACCGCTCGGGCCGGCTCGCGGCCCGGCTCTACGGGTATGCCTGCGTACCTTACATCCCGGAGCGGACGCAAGGCGGCAAGCAGGTCTTTGAGGAGCAGGACGAGGAGCGGGCAAAGGACGCTATCGCGGCGTTCATCGCCGAGATCATGCTCCCTGATACCCTCTATATCATCGGCGCCGGGAGCACGACGGCCCGGATCATGGAGAGGCTTGGACTGACTCCGACGCTTCTAGGGGTCGACGTTGTCCGGAACGGTGAGGTCCTCGCCCGGAACGCCGACGAGTGGACGCTGTTTGCCCTCCTTGAGCGCTATCCGCGGGCAAAGATCATCGTGAGCCCCATCGGCGCCCAGGGTTTCGTCCTCGGCCGCGGGAACCAGCAGATCAGTCCTGCAGTCCTCCGGCGTGCGGGGCTATCGAACCTGATCGTGGTCGCGACCCCCGGAAAACTCCAGGCCACACCCGTCCTCTACGTGGACACCGGGGACCCTGCCCTCGACCGGGAGGTCGGGGAGACCCTGCTTGTCGTCTCCGGCTACCGGCTGGGTCAGAGGAAGCGGGTCGTCCACGCCGATTGA
- the trpA gene encoding tryptophan synthase subunit alpha, with protein sequence MSRIEALFAKKSPVLIGFTVAGDPGIEASFRVAKTMIDARVDLLEIAIPYSDPVADGPVIERAHVRALRAGATPETAFALVREVREYAPALPVVLFTYYNIIHRRGGDRFFAEAAAAGADGVLVVDLPVEESDEVAPFAARYGIDRIALVAPTTSPDRQRAILYGASGFVYIISIEGVTGERDRLSPGIARLVGAVREKTALPLAVGFGISRPEHVRTVVAAGADGVIVGSALVRTIEEHLGDEAGMHAALRTVIARLRRGFAPDPEPDILRRERVEG encoded by the coding sequence ATGAGCCGGATCGAGGCGCTCTTTGCCAAAAAGAGCCCGGTCCTCATAGGGTTTACCGTCGCCGGGGACCCGGGCATCGAGGCGTCATTCCGGGTGGCAAAGACGATGATCGATGCGAGGGTTGACCTCCTCGAGATCGCGATCCCCTACTCCGACCCGGTGGCGGACGGCCCCGTGATCGAGCGGGCACACGTCCGCGCCCTCCGGGCGGGGGCCACCCCAGAGACCGCCTTTGCCCTCGTCCGGGAGGTCAGGGAGTATGCGCCGGCGCTCCCCGTCGTCCTCTTTACCTACTACAACATCATCCACCGCCGGGGGGGCGACCGGTTCTTCGCCGAGGCTGCGGCCGCCGGTGCGGACGGCGTCCTCGTCGTCGACCTTCCCGTCGAGGAGTCGGACGAGGTCGCGCCGTTTGCCGCCCGGTACGGGATCGACCGGATCGCCCTCGTCGCCCCGACGACCTCGCCGGATCGGCAGCGTGCGATCCTCTACGGTGCCTCGGGGTTCGTCTACATCATCTCGATCGAGGGGGTCACCGGGGAGCGCGACCGTCTTTCGCCCGGTATCGCCCGTCTCGTCGGTGCGGTCCGGGAGAAGACGGCCCTCCCCCTCGCTGTCGGGTTCGGGATCTCGCGCCCGGAGCACGTCCGGACCGTCGTGGCCGCCGGTGCGGACGGTGTTATCGTGGGAAGCGCGCTTGTCCGGACGATCGAGGAGCACCTCGGCGACGAGGCGGGGATGCACGCGGCCCTCCGGACGGTCATCGCCCGGCTCCGGCGCGGGTTTGCCCCCGACCCCGAACCTGATATCCTCCGGCGGGAAAGGGTTGAGGGATGA
- the trpB gene encoding tryptophan synthase subunit beta, which produces MKAGRYGVYGGQYVPETLMSALIELEETYERIRQDPEFSRRFSWYLHEYAGRETPLTYCENLSRDLGCRVYLKREDLLHGGAHKLNNTLGQALMAKFMGKRRLIAETGAGQHGVATAIAGAVLGLPVEVYMGEVDTRRQALNVARMELLGARIIPVASGTRTLKDAINAAMRDWVENLRETHYLLGSCVGPHPFPQIVRDFQSVIGREVRRQILEREGRLPDTIVACVGGGSNAIGIFHPFLDDDVRLVGVEAGGEGLASGRHSASLTAGSVGVFQGALSYLLQDGDGQVLETHSVAAGLDHPSVGPEHAMLKDTGRVRYEAVTDAEALHAFRYLSRTEGIIPALESAHAVAYALRAADDLDKDGIIVVNLSGRGDKDVADVANLCGGAA; this is translated from the coding sequence ATGAAAGCAGGACGATACGGTGTATACGGCGGGCAGTACGTGCCCGAAACCCTGATGAGCGCGCTGATCGAACTCGAGGAGACCTACGAGCGGATCCGCCAGGACCCGGAGTTCTCCCGCCGGTTCTCCTGGTACCTCCACGAGTACGCCGGGCGGGAGACGCCGCTCACCTACTGCGAGAACCTCTCCCGCGACCTCGGCTGCCGGGTCTATCTGAAGCGGGAAGACCTCCTCCACGGCGGTGCGCACAAGTTGAACAACACCCTCGGGCAGGCGCTCATGGCAAAGTTCATGGGTAAGCGCCGGCTGATCGCCGAGACCGGCGCCGGGCAGCACGGCGTCGCGACGGCGATCGCGGGCGCGGTCCTCGGCCTCCCGGTCGAGGTCTACATGGGCGAGGTGGACACCCGGCGCCAGGCGCTCAACGTCGCCCGGATGGAGCTCCTTGGCGCCCGGATCATTCCGGTCGCCTCCGGGACGCGGACGCTGAAAGATGCCATCAATGCCGCGATGCGCGACTGGGTGGAGAACCTCCGGGAGACCCACTACCTGCTCGGCTCCTGCGTCGGCCCGCATCCCTTCCCCCAGATCGTCCGCGATTTCCAGTCGGTCATCGGGAGGGAGGTGCGGCGGCAGATCCTCGAGCGGGAAGGGCGGCTCCCCGACACCATCGTCGCCTGCGTCGGCGGGGGCTCGAACGCGATCGGCATCTTCCACCCGTTCCTCGACGACGACGTGCGCCTCGTCGGGGTCGAGGCCGGCGGCGAGGGGCTTGCGTCCGGCCGCCACAGCGCTTCGCTCACGGCAGGTTCGGTCGGGGTCTTCCAGGGAGCGCTCTCCTACCTCCTCCAGGACGGCGACGGCCAGGTTCTTGAGACGCATTCCGTCGCCGCCGGCCTCGATCACCCTTCCGTCGGGCCGGAGCATGCCATGCTGAAGGACACCGGGCGGGTCCGCTACGAGGCGGTCACCGACGCCGAGGCGCTCCACGCCTTCCGCTACCTCTCCCGGACCGAGGGGATCATCCCGGCGCTCGAGTCCGCCCATGCGGTCGCCTACGCCCTCCGGGCGGCAGACGACCTGGATAAGGACGGTATCATCGTCGTCAACCTCTCCGGCAGGGGCGACAAGGACGTCGCGGACGTCGCAAACCTTTGCGGGGGCGCGGCATGA
- a CDS encoding phosphoribosylanthranilate isomerase: protein MTSVHDALLAVAAGADAIGVVLASPSPRSVSLDVAREIFVAVSPFATTVAVTSSDRPDDLRKILTLRPDAVQVPGDLPVPRDAGVRVIRMLAPVDPLRGDCDAVIVDNSHGTGRAFDLEYARRCVAASPVPVILAGGLDPGNVAEAIRSVRPHAVDVCSGVEAAPGVKDERLMRAFVKACRTVDP from the coding sequence ATGACCAGTGTACACGACGCGCTTCTTGCCGTGGCGGCCGGGGCCGATGCGATCGGCGTGGTGCTTGCAAGCCCTTCGCCGCGATCCGTGAGTCTGGACGTGGCGCGGGAGATCTTTGTGGCGGTCTCGCCGTTCGCGACGACGGTGGCGGTCACCTCGTCCGACCGGCCAGACGATCTCCGAAAGATCCTCACTCTGCGGCCGGACGCGGTCCAGGTCCCGGGCGATCTCCCGGTCCCCCGGGACGCCGGGGTCCGGGTCATCCGGATGCTTGCTCCCGTCGATCCTCTCCGGGGCGACTGCGACGCGGTGATCGTCGATAACAGTCACGGGACAGGGCGGGCGTTCGACCTGGAGTATGCCCGGCGATGTGTGGCCGCCTCCCCGGTCCCGGTCATCCTCGCGGGAGGGCTTGATCCCGGGAACGTGGCGGAGGCGATCCGTTCCGTCCGGCCGCACGCCGTCGACGTCTGCTCGGGCGTCGAGGCGGCGCCGGGAGTCAAGGACGAGCGCCTCATGCGGGCGTTCGTGAAGGCGTGCAGGACGGTAGACCCATGA
- a CDS encoding indole-3-glycerol-phosphate synthase: protein MILDDIVQSTRERLLDLPEFGTGGGTGAPCRSLAAAIRACRERRAIIAEVKYASPSRGRIHDGCTPEAIAREFAAAGAAGISVLTEPAYFGGSTDHLVRVRRAVSLPILRKDFIIDERQLAETRALGADAVLLIARLLGDRLPPFVDRALALGLEPLVEVHDRSDMERALATNAPLIGINNRDLSTMTIDLSTTVRLAQAARDVGRIVVSESGIMWPYDVRRLSRHCDAFLIGSALMSARDRRRRLEGFVFA, encoded by the coding sequence ATGATTCTCGACGATATCGTCCAATCGACCCGCGAGCGTCTTTTGGACCTTCCGGAGTTCGGGACGGGGGGCGGTACGGGGGCGCCCTGCAGGAGCCTTGCGGCCGCCATCCGGGCCTGCCGGGAGAGACGCGCGATTATCGCCGAGGTGAAGTACGCCTCCCCGTCGCGGGGGCGGATCCACGACGGCTGCACCCCCGAGGCGATTGCACGGGAGTTCGCCGCCGCCGGGGCCGCCGGGATCTCGGTCCTGACCGAGCCCGCCTACTTTGGGGGGAGCACCGACCACCTCGTCCGGGTGCGGCGTGCGGTCTCTCTCCCCATCCTCAGGAAGGACTTCATCATCGACGAACGCCAGCTCGCCGAGACCCGGGCGCTCGGCGCCGACGCCGTCCTCCTGATCGCCCGCCTCCTTGGGGATCGCCTCCCCCCGTTCGTCGACCGGGCGCTCGCGCTCGGGCTTGAGCCGCTCGTCGAGGTCCATGACCGGAGCGATATGGAGCGGGCCCTCGCCACGAACGCACCCCTCATCGGGATCAACAACCGCGACCTTTCTACGATGACGATCGACCTCTCGACGACCGTTCGCCTCGCGCAGGCGGCCCGCGACGTCGGGAGGATCGTGGTCTCGGAGAGCGGCATCATGTGGCCCTACGACGTCCGGCGCCTCTCCCGGCACTGCGACGCGTTCCTGATCGGTTCCGCCCTGATGTCGGCGCGGGACCGGCGCAGAAGGCTGGAGGGGTTCGTATTCGCGTAA
- the trpD gene encoding anthranilate phosphoribosyltransferase gives MIREAIARVSSGADLSPAEAEGVMGEIVRGAATPAQIGGLLTALRMKGETVAEIAAFARAMRAAAVPVSLPGPAARVDTCGTGGDGAGTFNISTAAAFVAAGAGVPVVKHGNRGVSSRCGSADVLEALGVNVAIPPKKVADVLASAGIAFLFAPAYHPAMEYARLVRREIGIRTVFNLLGPLTNPAGARAHLLGVYDPRLALPVARVLADLGAERAMVVHGAGLDEIATAGPTTVAELRDGEVETYTLDCTEFGIPRSPISAIRGGGPEENAAILLSVLSGKEGPTRDIVLLNAGAAIYLGGKADDLAGGIARAEVSIDSGAALDRLDRLVQATGGGTA, from the coding sequence ATGATCCGCGAGGCGATCGCCCGGGTCTCCTCGGGCGCGGACCTCTCCCCGGCCGAGGCGGAAGGGGTGATGGGGGAGATCGTGCGGGGCGCAGCGACACCCGCCCAGATCGGCGGTCTCCTGACGGCGCTCCGGATGAAGGGGGAGACCGTTGCCGAGATCGCGGCGTTCGCCCGGGCGATGCGGGCGGCCGCGGTCCCGGTCTCCCTCCCGGGTCCGGCGGCGCGGGTGGACACCTGCGGGACCGGGGGCGACGGTGCGGGGACGTTCAACATCAGTACCGCCGCGGCATTCGTCGCGGCCGGGGCGGGCGTCCCGGTCGTGAAGCACGGGAACCGCGGGGTCTCGAGCCGGTGCGGGTCGGCGGACGTCCTCGAGGCGCTCGGGGTCAACGTCGCGATCCCGCCAAAGAAGGTGGCGGACGTCCTTGCATCCGCCGGGATCGCGTTCCTCTTCGCCCCGGCATACCACCCGGCAATGGAGTATGCCCGGCTTGTTAGGCGCGAGATCGGGATACGGACGGTCTTTAACCTCCTCGGCCCCCTCACGAACCCGGCTGGCGCGAGAGCCCACCTCCTCGGCGTCTACGACCCCCGCCTGGCCCTCCCGGTCGCCCGGGTGCTCGCGGATCTCGGGGCGGAGCGGGCGATGGTCGTCCACGGGGCAGGCCTCGACGAGATCGCGACGGCAGGCCCGACGACGGTTGCGGAGCTGCGGGACGGCGAGGTTGAGACGTATACGCTCGACTGCACGGAGTTCGGGATCCCGCGCTCGCCCATCTCTGCCATCCGGGGCGGCGGGCCGGAGGAGAACGCCGCGATCCTCCTCTCCGTCCTCTCGGGAAAGGAGGGCCCCACCCGCGATATCGTCCTCCTCAATGCCGGGGCGGCGATCTACCTCGGCGGGAAGGCCGACGACCTTGCGGGCGGGATCGCCCGCGCCGAGGTCTCGATCGACTCGGGAGCCGCGCTCGACCGGCTCGACCGCCTGGTCCAGGCGACCGGAGGAGGGACGGCATGA
- a CDS encoding anthranilate synthase component II encodes MRVLVIDSYDSFTFNLCQQIGMLGAEPVMAKSDTPFEVLRSGSFDRIVLSPGPGHPRDSVLYREVLCSLSRTVPTLGVCLGHQAIGLAFGARIVRADRLMHGKWSIIRHDGAGIYAGVPDPFVAARYHSLVIDPASVPDCLAVTARSNDGVIMGVRHREYPIEGVQFHPESILTTEGTRMVANFLFGPGGAA; translated from the coding sequence ATGCGGGTGCTCGTCATCGACAGCTACGACAGTTTCACCTTCAACCTCTGCCAGCAGATCGGGATGCTCGGGGCAGAGCCGGTCATGGCAAAGAGCGATACGCCGTTTGAGGTGCTCCGGTCCGGGTCCTTCGACCGGATCGTCCTCTCGCCCGGCCCGGGGCATCCCCGGGACTCCGTTCTCTACCGCGAGGTCCTCTGCTCCCTTAGCCGGACTGTCCCGACACTCGGGGTCTGCCTCGGCCACCAGGCGATCGGGCTTGCTTTCGGGGCTAGAATCGTCCGGGCGGACCGGCTGATGCACGGGAAGTGGTCAATCATCCGGCACGACGGTGCGGGGATCTATGCGGGTGTGCCCGATCCCTTCGTCGCGGCCCGCTACCACTCGCTCGTCATCGACCCGGCATCCGTCCCGGACTGCCTTGCAGTGACCGCTCGCAGCAATGACGGGGTGATCATGGGCGTCCGGCACCGGGAGTATCCCATCGAGGGGGTGCAGTTCCACCCGGAGAGCATCCTCACCACCGAGGGAACCCGGATGGTGGCAAACTTCCTCTTCGGTCCGGGGGGTGCGGCATGA